In Scylla paramamosain isolate STU-SP2022 chromosome 31, ASM3559412v1, whole genome shotgun sequence, one DNA window encodes the following:
- the LOC135116440 gene encoding A disintegrin and metalloproteinase with thrombospondin motifs like, whose protein sequence is MKTSPVLLLLCVWAAHAHASALGAQSLERSSAFLRLGIARSSGAPLKLRVEAFSQRHSLRLQPAAAPFAKTFKLQITSRDEQGRVIIKDIAHDKDDDATDLYEDPEAGSVVRLNAAGIEGFISPSLALNTAADGRYEAVRQNYVAEPAHHTSDYLEVPKEARNQYQSTATGRVATSATVEMYIVVDSTLTAKLGSNTNVKNYLGVFWNAVNLRFATMTDPKINLVLAGALIVRDSSDETYINDNILTQNYINGDNTLTSLSKWAFNQRDSLPSHDMVYLMTGKDMASVENGSIQKNLAGIAWLSAACVVVPSQKLSYNTAMGEDSALYTGVMTAAHEVAHNLGAPHDGSGSATSCSWDQGYIMSYVQGNPNKLFFSPCSKSLMKEYISRNGAACLHTDTATSQITLSSTLPGEKVSLDQQCQAATKESGAYASMSVTEDSLCVQLVCQWKKQEGMYIYTYTQSTGRPAAEGSLCKSGGKCKDGSCQ, encoded by the coding sequence ATGAAGACCTCGCCAGTTCTTCTACTGTTGTGCGTGTGGGCTGCCCACGCCCACGCTTCAGCACTAGGGGCGCAGTCCCTCGAAAGATCTTCTGCTTTTCTTCGTCTGGGAATTGCTCGCTCCTCGGGTGCACCTCTAAAGCTCCGGGTGGAAGCGTTCAGCCAACGCCACTCTCTCCGCCTGCAGCCAGCCGCCGCACCCTTCGCCAAGACGTTCAAGCTACAGATCACATCCAGGGATGAGCAAGGACGCGTCATCATTAAAGATATCGCCCACGACAAGGATGATGACGCTACGGATTTGTACGAAGACCCTGAAGCCGGCAGCGTGGTGCGGCTGAACGCTGCTGGGATAGAAGGAttcatttccccttccctcgcTCTCAACACTGCTGCTGACGGGCGATACGAGGCCGTGCGTCAGAACTATGTGGCTGAACCAGCACATCACACCAGCGACTACCTAGAGGTACCTAAGGAAGCACGCAACCAGTACCAGTCCACCGCCACCGGCCGGGTCGCGACATCCGCCACTGTTGAAATGTACATCGTCGTGGACAGCACCCTGACGGCCAAGCTGGGCTCCAATACGAATGTGAAGAATTACCTAGGGGTGTTTTGGAACGCTGTCAACCTGAGGTTCGCCACCATGACCGACCCTAAGATTAATCTGGTCCTGGCTGGCGCCCTCATCGTCCGCGACTCTTCTGACGAGACCTACATCAATGACAACATTCTCACTCAAAACTACATCAACGGCGATAACACTCTGACTTCACTGAGCAAATGGGCGTTCAACCAAAGGGACTCACTGCCTTCCCACGACATGGTGTACCTCATGACCGGCAAGGACATGGCCAGCGTGGAAAACGGCTCGATACAGAAGAACCTGGCAGGCATCGCTTGGCTGAGCGCTGCCTGCGTTGTTGTTCCGAGTCAAAAGCTATCTTACAACACAGCAATGGGCGAAGACTCCGCTCTGTACACAGGCGTGATGACCGCCGCCCACGAGGTGGCACACAACTTGGGTGCTCCACACGATGGCTCTGGAAGCGCCACGTCCTGCTCCTGGGATCAAGGCTACATCATGAGCTACGTGCAGGGCAACCCCAACAAACTGTTCTTTTCTCCGTGCTCCAAGAGTCTGATGAAAGAGTACATCTCAAGGAACGGTGCCGCTTGCCTGCACACCGACACGGCCACCTCGCAGATAACCTTGTCGTCCACGCTGCCCGGGGAGAAGGTGAGCTTGGACCAGCAGTGCCAGGCAGCCACGAAGGAGAGCGGCGCCTACGCTTCCATGTCTGTCACTGAGGACTCGCTCTGCGTCCAGCTGGTGTGTCAGtggaagaaacaggaaggaatgtACATATACACGTACACCCAAAGCACAGGACGACCTGCTGCAGAAGGTTCTCTGTGCAAGAGTGGCGGAAAATGCAAAGATGGATCCTGTCAGTAA